The region ttgcccgaaggctccctgcccagctttGTGGTTGGGTCTGCCAGagagaggatatacaaactctcaaagcacagACGTAGTCAGGCCGCCATCACCGAAACTGCTTCAATGGATGCTGATCAGGTCGTCAACAGAgagctgaacgagatagttagcgtaagtcatcTCCTGCTACGTTGCTATTTATGTCTGATTCCTTTCCCTTACTTTGTCTCACTTTTTGTCTCTCAGGGGCTGCTAActctaactgctggctggcgccgtgttggggcgttggtttctcgggcaagaactttgactccaggcttgcccagacaAAGCAAGCGTTTGAGGCTGACAAGGATAAACTGCTCGAGGAAAATAAGGAGCTGTCCAAACAGTACGAGCAAATGTGCGAGGACCAAGTgactctcaccaaggagcttctgGACAGCCAAGAcaccttgaagaaagccaacgatgcCCGGGAGAGATTTAGGGAAAGTGCCAAGCTTGTCACCCAAGAATGTAAGTAGCTTGGActtgatctgaccgccagcagggaggAGACGGCAAAGCTTGAGAAGCGAGTGCAAGAGCTCGAGGAAGAaggggccaagaatttgaagaagtataaggaggccactcacctctgcttctacgaattctggaagcacaaccgggaggccaacttcaactacctgtccgagcggttgaagaggactctgatggcgcaaTGCGCCATCCGGTTGGAAGAAGAGGAGAAGGCCAAGGCACCTGCCGCTGACGCTGAAGTTGGTCCTCCTACCGACCAGGGCACTCCccctaatcctcaagaccctcttgctccttagtaattttttttcttttatttcatttttatggcccacgggtcatattgtaaagacaattggtttttattgctgcgagggcagctcttttacttttaattaaacaattacatccgagcagtactgctcgcggtgtaacagAATGCTTTTTGATACTATAATCTTTTTGTctattataatatatgttcgcataaccgaacttagcatagtactttggtttgattcaacaaaatataaattttgaaaaatattctaagtaccgtagcatgctttcacttattttgctcatgtgtttacatacttattggtatgctttgctatcgatgtaccttatatgcatcccaagtgatcgaggagcttctAGGTCCTTGGtaacttgccttgaccacgacctgtgcgaacatcactgctcgataggaaacgtaaaacttataatacagcaaaacaacatatgtaatgaacaaatacttgtaaaaataaatttacaaaggttggaaagaatgactggctgcgcacagtcccttataatctcgtattaaaatggactaaacatgtctttacgagtgatcttaaaaagatattacacttataagcgattagccatacaacgtggctaaccctttttcgaaacttgtaaaaagtaaaaattaatacaagccagttctttaaaaaggactgtttattggtagtacttgcgtaggtgttcaccattccaatagcgtggaatgagatctccattcaagcgtgcaagtttgtaggtgcccggatgaaggacttcttcaatccgataaggtccttcccagtttggtccgagcactccagcagtggggtcgcgggtaggtcaccgacgttgaatttcctttctttcacctttgagttaaaataccaggtgaccttttgctggtacacagccactcggagttaggctctttctcgtatctcctcaattgagtctagggactccatcatcagttggctattctggctctggttGTATGTACTGCGtcggtgtgaggggggatctaactcgacaagtAACATcacttcatacccatatgctaaggaaaacggggtatgacctgtcgctgttcgatgagaagttctatacgaccagagtacctcaggcagctgttctggccatgcccctttagtGTCTttaagtcttttcttcagggtgtctttaagtgttttattcactgcttcgacctgcccattttcttgtggatgcgcgactgaagaaaagcttttgatgatcttgttcctttcgcagaagtctgtgaataagtcactgtcaaactaggtgccgttgtctgagacaattttttgaggcaaaccatattggcaaacaatgtttttgatgacaaagtcgagaaattttttggtcgttatggtagcgggtggctcagcttcagcccatttggtgaagtagtcgactgctacaactgcgtacttcactccgccttttcccgttggcagggatccaatcaagtctataccccatactgcgaaaggccaaggactctgcatctgtttcaactcgttgggagctgcgcgcgggatcttagaaaatctctgacacttgtcgcattttcgtacaaactccattgagtcttcattcatagtcggccagaaatagccctgcctcagaatctttttcgccaaactttgccccccagcatgatccccgcagaagccttcatgtacttccctcatcagctccttagctttctctagTGTATTACATCTGAGcggtggcatggaatatccccttcggtatagaacaccatcgaccagtatatacctagcaacctgcctttgaagagttctagcTTTGTTCCTATCTATCGTTaatacaccatttgtaagatattccaagtaaggcaccatccatgtgtctcccatccggatttccataccGGTTTCATTTGCTTGTATGCTCgactcgctcaatctttctactggcacaatattcaaagtgtcagcatctttcgcgcttgcgagtttggccaaggcatctacgttcgaattctgatccagaggtatttgctggagggtatacttcttgaactgggccaacagatctttagttttgttcaagtaggccaccattctGAGGCCTCGttcttgatattcccctagaacctgattcactaccagctgtgaatcactgtaaatatccagcacctttatacccATGTCTTTTGCCactcttaatccagcgaggagtgcttcgtattcggcttcattattcgacgctgtgaagtcaaacctaatggcgcagtggaatcgatgcccttctggcgttatcaaaatcactcctgctcccgcgtgagattcgttggacgatccatttgtgaataacttccacgaaggagcttcatcttggggctctggcgcactaggcttttcgctcTGCTCGTTGTttgggagctcggtgaactttgcaataagatcagccaagacttgtccttttactactgctcgcggtgaatatgtaatatcgaactgccctagttcgaccgcccattttaataaacgcccagccgcctctggtttttggaggacttgccgaaggggctggtcagttaagactgtaatgggataggcttggaagtaaggacgtagcttccttgaggccaagattaaacaataagctaacctctcgatgggaggatatctcagttctgctccgattagcctcttgcttacatagtaaaccgccttttgtacgccttcttcctctcgtactagtaccgcattGGAAGCAACTTTGGTGATctccaggtaaatgaacaaagtttctccttcgataggctttgacaaaataggaggctgtgccatatgggcttttaaggcctgaaaagcttgctcgcagtctcctgtccactcaaacttcttgttgcccctaagtagattgaagaaagggacgcacttatccgttgacttggaaatgaatctacttggGGCGaaaattctcccagttaaactttgtacatccttgatcctctctggcgatttcatgtcgatcagggcttttattttttcgtggttggcctcgattcctcttgaattaatgatgaaccccaaaaatttccctgatccaacttcgaaggaatatttgagaggatttagtttcatctagttcttgttcaatacatcgaaacactcttgtaaatccttcacatgtccctctgctttttttgactttaccagcatgtcttccatgtacacctccatgtttactccgataaactctttaaacatgtggttaactaatcgctggtaagtcgtacccgcgtttttcagtccgaagggcatcactttataacagtataatcccgtatcggtccaaaagctggtgtgatcctcgtcagggggatgcatactaatctgattgtaacctgagtatgcatccatgaaggagaggatctcatgtcctgcagtaacatcgaccagctggtcgattcttgggagcgggaagcaatccttcgggcaggctttattggggtctgtgaaatccacacaggttcgccatttgccgttaggcttgggaaccagcactggattagagacccacgatggataaaatgccaccctgatgaacccattctcctttaatctttcaacttcttcttttaaggctcttgaccgatccttatcgagcagccttcttttctgttgcacgggtggaaaactcttgtctatgttcaggacatggcttataactgcaggatctaccccagccatgtctttgtgcgaccaggcaaagacttcctggttcttctgcaaaaactccaccagtgcatgcttcgtggttgattataagtttttcccgaccttcaggactctggtcgggtctatttcatcaagttggacctcttccaggtcctcaacgggtccaacattttcctcaaaatccccaaagcgaggatctaaatctctttcctcactttgggcaacaccatatttggtgacttcatcaccagattgggcttgtgtatcaatttccataTGCAACCTAtttgggggagtgctctttgacgttcccttcgttgccttcgtgactgaggcattgtagcactccctggcctccctctgatttcccaacactcgtcctacccctgcgtctgtcgggaatttcatggctaagtgccatactgaggtgacggctcgaagatcaaccagtataggccttccaatgaccgcattgtacgccgagggacaatcgactactatgaaagtagcaagtaatgtcctggtaacaggcgctgtacctgctgtcactggaagtctgattgaccccgccGAGGCGAGTCCCtaaccagagaagccgtatattgtttggttgcagggctccaagtccttaacggacaacttcatgcgttccagcgaagatttatacaggatgttcactgaacttcctgtgtcaactggcactcttttcaccatcatattggccatttggatatccacgaccagcggatcggaatgtgggaaccggacatgttgggtgtcgctatcagagaaggttatttcgccttcttctgaccgagccttttttggcgcgcgatcgtccacagtcatcatctcgatgtcctggtcgtggcgcagagtacaagcatatcgttccctggcctttccgctgtttctcgtgaggtgcgggcctccacagatgattaacaatgtgccagttacgggatCATGCTggaaaggtggtgagcgttggcgtgtgggcccttgctcgttgccacttggagcttctcgttgggaatttcccgaggcccgtatataccttctcaagtgtccttgtctaataaggaactcgatctcatccttcagctggttgcattcattggtatcatgtctgtagtcgttatgataacgacagaacttggtagtatctcttctcgaaatatcctttcgaatgggggcaggtttcttataaggcacactggaactcgtggcctgataaacctctccccgcgACTCAATAagggtagtgtagttagtgaaccgaggttcataacgattaccttTGGCCCGCTTATTGTcaaaggtggaaggctcattgtgcggccgtttccccccattcttgccattgccattgccgttcccattTCCTTTGCtgttgccgttgggctttgacccattggcggctttggcgggctcggttgtccccttgtccttgcctgggggcttcccttcattggcgatggcatcctcgagcttgatatatcgattagctcgatccaaaaatttctgggtagtctgaccccatgttttctgaggctgtcccagagaggcatgcagcgcttaacccctgcagttatggccatcattttgccttcgtctcctactgttttcgccccagcagctgctcgcataaagtgctggatgtagtccttcagtggttctccgtcttgctggcgtatttcaaccagctgatttgcctcagtcgggtgcacacgacccgcgtagaactgtccataaaactccttcacgaacatttcccaggaaactatacttgcaggagggaatttgaaaaaccactcctgtgcggcatcagaaagtgttgcagggaagatcctgcaccgagcgtcttcggacactttctgaatttCCATTtctatctcaaacttgttgacgtgagataccaggtcaccatacccgtcaaagttcggaagcgtaggcatcttaaacttgctaggagtttctgccatagctatcctctggatgaaaggagtgccctttctcctatcatggtcgatataagatgttcttccccagaccagctgctgcactgcctggttgagggcatctatctgggcctgcacgacgccaggaatcgccggggcctctggcaCTGGGAGGACGTACTCATCATGCCACTCCCGATGAtcattgagtacgtctcttaaatcctcgtctctcctccgctgctcgctagctccgagctggttgaagacgttattttgtctaggctgccccccagcgtcctgtctttcgggttggtcatccctaggtggcaggcttctgcctccacctctttcttcactCCTCCGACCAacgtttcctctgcctgagtcggccttgTTAtgaccatggccatctctgaaccttgattggctatggtgggatcgactgttcccttggTTTCCTTCCCGGGCTAGAACCTCCcaagcattagagggtggcctgcgttggttggTGGGTCcttgtgcattatcatgccgtggggggcctcggatcgcagagcctgactctgagttcctcctgttaccaggaggacgctgtcctctgctcggagggtttggctcgtcgcccctatggcgtctaggactgcgaggcggctgcctggccctattctgcctttgttgcgggggattgccacgaccagcttgggatagaggctgtgcctcagggtccctcaacgggacatcgtcctgaggcaccgGTGGCTGGtcgggcctttgcgggctcgagggttggataggcgggataggattaggacccctctgaggtggcccactcataggttgatcaggctgcaaggcaggtgcagcctagttcctagccagctgtagggctgcttcgagggctgccatggcctccctctggcgacggtccatctctgcctgcctttcactcagttccaagcgctgtcgttcaatctcctgttgctgccgcgccatgatttcggcagcactttcctggctggcccttagattggctagttcatcctgcaatacccccaaggtattcttcagcgtctcggaatccatttcttcctcatcgaattccaaatgtggctcatcctcagtcacgtttggaggaggaggaggcgggtgagatggtgcatcgccagccgcctgtccagttttcttggtagttttcgccattgatctttcaacgataatgtatcaagctctcaatgaaagcaccagaatgttgaccctgattttggccaactgacacggagtcaaatatgcttgatgtggacaaatatgttGAAAGGAATGtgatgaaaaaaataataaagaacacaagaatttatggtggttcggccccagaatctggtaacaacctacgtccacttgaattgttattgatataagattcaaaggagtgatcaaagaactagggttcaatgagtcaAAGAACtatggttcaatgagtttcatcaacctttgaagaacaagacaatatatcaaatagaataactctaatctcagataatcagAAGGCAAAAgtccccctcccttgagctatctttctctatttataggctcaaggaagatttacattaatttgttacatatattatttcctaaataatcggatactcatgaaatcatgggagataattttggattctatcataactgcataagatttctCTGTGTATAGCGTgcatatgaccaggctggtcgtatatagcgATTGAACGTTGTGCCAAtagatatcttcctggtcgatagtcgagcacgaattctgccagatgtcagccacgtgtattaaatgtctgtcatgtcatccatgcctattttttggataacaaggtataattaagatccaattctacatgataaagtgttgttctaatactatAAAGATAAACATCATAGTAGTACCTCAATAGAATATCTACCACCCAATCcttaatcatcataatagtttGATAAAGATTAGAATCCATTAGATCCATTGATCATAATagttgatcatcatagtagtttgaatGAAATATTTAACACTCAttaagattaagttttgtttaagtttataaaatgttaattaagaTATATGTTGTTTTATTGTATTATTGGAGCCATTTTGGACATTTCAAACATTTCAGACAACTTGTCGAAATTTCAGACAGCCtatcgaaagttttagacaggttGTCGAAATTTCAGACGAGGTGTCGAAATTTCAGACGAggtgtcgaaagttttagacggGCAATCAAAATTTCAGGCGAGGTGTCAAAAATTTTAGACAGGTTGTCGATATTTGAGACTAGCTGTCGATATTTCAAACGAGTTTGGTTTTGGGATTGAATTTGCTTAGGAACAAAAAGGTCTTTTTGGATTTAGGACTAAGTCAAGATGGGGCTTTGGGCTAAACACTCTAGCAGATTCATGTTCATCCCCTCTCACTCTCACTTTTGGTCACTCTAAAGAACACATTTAAGGAAATTCTTGAAGGTCTTTTGAAGTTAGTGAAATTTCTTGAGAGAAGGTGGGAATTGTTGATGTTAGGAGCTGCTCATGATACTCAATCATCTTATAGTTCGACGGGTTATTATTAATTTTGAGAGGTTATGTATCATTTTTGACATACAGTCTAAAATTTAGAATACTTGTATCAATATTTCAACATGTCGTTCAAAATTTTGACTGCCTGTCTAATGATTTCAACAGGCAGCTTGATATTTAGACTGCCTATTTCAATATTTCGACAAGTTGTCTGAAATTTTGATTGTCTGTCTTATAATTTCGACTGCTGGTCTAAAATTGTGAAAATGTCTTAAATAAAGTTCATATCGTCATTATtggattataattaatatttttcaaataaaattttgttaaccAACCATCACTTGATGATTAAGGATTGAGTAGTGGATATCCTAGTAAAACTACTAAGAAAGGTCATGATATAATTTCAACCATCCAAAGTAATAGGTTTGACTATTTTAGGATTATTTTGAAGCATcaaaatcacatatatacaaaatAATATTGCATTGAACCGTAGAGCATTAGATGAAAAATACAAATCTCTACTTTGGGACATTCATTGCATAATATGCATTAATTTTAGACCACATGTGCCCTTACGTGCACTTAACTAGGGAAAGAAATGTTTTTCAGTAATGAAATTGGATACGAGTAAGACATATGATCGAGTTGAATGGTCCTTCACCTTGGGTTAATTTGTTGATGAATTGTGTTCATTTTGTTCcctattaatttaatattaatggCAAGGTCAAGCATGTGTGCtttcatcttcaactctttcTTATCTACAAAATATTGACTAACACAAAAAACCTCTTCAACAATACTTGTTGCATTTGAGCTTGATGTACTACTAAACATGACTTGTTTCATTACAATGATCATCATGGCATACATGAGGAAGTGGACCATGGTTTTCTTCAACAGTGTGAGGTGCAGAACTAGAATCAGGAACATTACATATGTATGCACCATCAAAGTAATCATCAAAAGTTCTATTTTCATGACATGAGACATTCAAATTTACCTCAATAAGACCATCATCAATATTGTTTCTTTCCCCCTCTTCAACATCACCGTATgtgtcatcatcatcatcatcaacatcaacatcatcatcatctaaaCCAACATCGTTATCATCGTTTAAGCCAGCAtcatcaaaatcatcatcactagaaATGTCTGCAATAGAATCAAACTATGCAATGGAATCAATATTAGTAACAAGTTTATCCTTAGTGAGTGCATTTTCAATATTCTTTATCAAACCCACACATAATGGAATCAGATCATGCTCTTgccatgtaaagaaactaacGTCTCTACTATTCTTTATTGCAATCAGTTCAATTTCCACCATCGTCGTTACcttgtaagttaattctatatcgaagaggttgcgatcgatttctgtaacgttataaatatgttcaactaactcctcaaaagtgaggttagtttgtaccaaacttgatcttgatcgtgagccatttgaaatctATTTCCATGAGTTTTCATTCTTTTTCCATAATtcatcacataatattacaatgtTTTTTTATCACATCtgaataaaaaaatatgacaagcaaacaaatataaattattggtattacttaaattaaaatattatacaagaaaattaaaatctaaaaatTAGACGCCCTGTCTGAAAATTCGACAGTCTATCTAAAACTTAGATAAGTGGTCGAAATAAATGACATGTTGTCTGAAAATTCGACatgtggtctaaaatttagactgaTGGTCGAAAATATACTACGACTAGTCTGAAATTTAGACATCTAGTCTGAAATATTAGACAACctgtcgaaaaattagacaagttgtcgaaaAATTCTGGGTTTCTCTATCCTCGAAAATGGCCGAAACCACCATTAAaattttcagattttcaagctttaagctcCATAAAACTCCATAAATAAACCCAATTTCTTACTAATACTTTCAATCTgcgaaaaaaattattttacacTTTTAATCTACTAAAACAACATCAAATCTTATaaaatcttatttttaataaaaactcaTATAAACTAACCTTGTTGGCCATATTTGTGGAGAGGCGTAGTGGTGGCTGTGAAGGGCAGTGGTCCCCGACAACTATCCCAGGTGGTGGTCGTGGTGGTGGCGGCGGCGGGATGGGGGAGGGTGGTTGTGGGTGGGTGGGTGAGATgagtgaggaagaagaagatagttttagggtttttttgttttaatttaatattatattattctaaGGGAAAAAAGGGTAATAATAAAGTTTCATTAATAAAAGAGGTCATTTAACTAAAAACTATGTAAAGTATGCCATAGTGCAAAATGCATCATAAAAGTAGGTCATTTCCACCAATTTCtcaattattaatctctctttatattaatccaaacatgattcatatttattttaacctatagtttttcaaaataaaaactatatatataaataattaatgaactaataattaatcaattgcccataattatcacataattatttccttgccctggaaaattaattattttgcaattaagtcattctctctacaaatctttcttttgacatccttacccttgacactgtaggacagaggtgatctggggaccatagacctataatacgaagctccaataaacatgattattaattaaactctttaatctaataatcttattaattaattacatgaTTACAcagctataaatatggaattgcactctaagtatttatagaactATATTTACAGTAGCccatttatataataaataaatgcagttcttgttgggattagtgccctttaaagcatatgttttgaacaatattttatgaaataaataatttaaatgaattttagcatatattttttgtttattattgttattagaataatattatatgaatatcagaaaattctcaaattcgttattgtgactataatcttgtattggtacgagaagattatgttggggttttatgccctaattaaaacccaatatctttgtaatctcattttattatcaataaaataatagaaatcactttttgacttggtcaatcactttgctcacatgtttattttcatgattatttgtttaatataatcttctattaaatcccgaacatatagctaatcatatttatagtgacgtaatcacagtagaatatagatatgattatatgttcaaacataagttagtcctaagattagtcagtgcacaggatttacactaacttgtcaatctacgatatgatctacttacacattgcagtattatgttctttccagaacattagcaaagtagaaaagaacgaatgtatttgttacatcggactggaccgatattgacagtagataagataagtaaacatactgttagtATCTATTCTTGTCATATCATATAGATGACCATAGgccaattcaatcttaattcttagtggctagtattctaactgattgtattatttgagttctttgacttattcgttaccaacttaccctacggactagctcatacttacatcttgggaactcggtagtataactgagtgggagtgttaatcatagatatgaacatctatagcttctaatgaagaagtaaaatgatgatttccttttagattggttcaaggtgctaaatgatagatatctcatttcagtaattaatattagtttactaaaatatcatttacaaggaactaagtgtattaaggataaaatacaatgaggggtaaaacggtacttttgtcccatctcattgtagaccgtctatagaggattgagtgatagttatggttgtaacaatggataactaataatgtatctatattggttatagagcattctattaattcaagaatgcaattctgagtctttagtggagtcacgactcagaattaataagttaaaaaattatttgttaaatttatgacaacttattggagcttgatttcataggcccatggtccccactgtaccttggataaaatcacctAGATAGTCTtacttaattgatttaattatcaattagagttatcaaatttgaccaggtcaattttggatagtttcacagaattatgcaacttagagaataaaagagaaattatggcagatttattaattaatacaaattggtgtctaaattaataaataagtttaaatcaaggtttaaattataaataattaatttgataaaggatttaaataattattttattaattaatcaatagaaaataatacagaaattgattttatgtccaacgggcttataattaaatgggaaatttcacgggcctaaagcccatgataatttcaacctaatggctgatattacctattattttattgattttttcaatttaaataagtgacctaattgagcctataaaagaaaTGCTAAGTGAGACTTGAAATCAGATGTTGAGAAGATCTTGAGCAGAATAGAATATGAGAAGATCTACTAATCTAGTTTTCACTCTTTagagttttagactctctctacaacaaaaaatcattttctaagcctcaatattctcttctcttcttctcattgtatctatctcatgtgttgagaatcgtcaactctagtctaggtgattataatgatactttggaaggctgtgaagaaatttgaagattggttcagcttcttggtgataccctgcgacaaaaaggattcaagggttagaaagACTGAAGGAAGAacttattcattccgctgcgtataatgtagtgttcttatcattatctctgtattaAATGTAACATCTCGTGTTTTGA is a window of Humulus lupulus chromosome 4, drHumLupu1.1, whole genome shotgun sequence DNA encoding:
- the LOC133832567 gene encoding late secretory pathway protein AVL9-like; the encoded protein is MVEIELIAIKNSRDVSFFTWQEHDLIPLCVDISSDDDFDDAGLNDDNDVGLDDDDVDVDDDDDDTYGDVEEGERNNIDDGLIEVNLNVSCHENRTFDDYFDGAYICNVPDSSSAPHTVEENHGPLPHVCHDDHCNETSHV